A single genomic interval of Lathyrus oleraceus cultivar Zhongwan6 chromosome 7, CAAS_Psat_ZW6_1.0, whole genome shotgun sequence harbors:
- the LOC127108295 gene encoding signal recognition particle 43 kDa protein, chloroplastic, translated as MEAIFVTKPISHLKPKHSLPPKNPFLSHHQSLPFRHKPTYFPTVTAAIQNQQQQETTPKNIEDESYGEVKKIIGSKALQDSTGMEYLIEWKDGHEPSWVPADFIAKDVLSEYETPWWNAARKANEAEIKKILEADDGRDVNAVDTDGRTALLFVAGLGSEPCVKLLAEAGANLDHQDNSGGLSALHMAAGYVRPGVAKLLLDLDADPEISDDRGRTALELARELLKATPKGNPMQFGRRMGLEGVVKVLEGAVFEYSEVEEIMEKRGKGENLEYLVRWKDESANEWVKAKYVAEDLVKDYEAGLEYAVAEAVVGRRLGDDGKYECLVKWVDLEEPTWEPVENVDSELVKMFEVNNNQAQPSVDNGLSTLGLSQDGPTIASA; from the coding sequence ATGGAAGCTATCTTCGTTACCAAACCAATTTCTCACTTGAAACCCAAACACTCTCTACCTCCCAAAAACCCATTTCTCTCCCACCACCAATCTCTCCCTTTCCGCCACAAACCTACCTACTTCCCCACCGTCACCGCCGCAATTCAAAACCAGCAACAACAGGAAACAACTCCCAAGAACATCGAAGATGAATCCTACGGCGAAGTCAAAAAAATCATCGGAAGCAAAGCACTCCAAGACTCCACCGGCATGGAGTATCTCATCGAATGGAAAGACGGACATGAACCCTCCTGGGTTCCCGCCGACTTCATAGCAAAAGACGTTCTCTCCGAATACGAAACTCCCTGGTGGAACGCAGCCAGAAAAGCCAACGAAGCCGAAATCAAAAAAATTCTCGAGGCAGACGACGGCCGTGACGTGAACGCCGTGGACACCGACGGAAGAACCGCGCTTCTCTTCGTGGCGGGACTCGGCTCGGAGCCTTGCGTTAAGCTTCTAGCAGAAGCCGGCGCGAATCTCGACCATCAAGACAACAGCGGCGGCTTATCCGCGCTTCACATGGCAGCCGGATACGTAAGACCTGGAGTCGCGAAGCTGCTTCTGGACCTCGATGCGGATCCTGAAATCAGCGACGATCGCGGAAGAACTGCGTTGGAACTAGCAAGAGAGTTGTTGAAAGCGACGCCGAAGGGGAATCCGATGCAATTCGGGCGGAGAATGGGGTTGGAAGGTGTGGTTAAGGTTTTGGAAGGAGCGGTGTTTGAGTATTCTGAGGTAGAGGAGATTATGGAAAAGAGAGGGAAGGGTGAGAATTTGGAGTATTTGGTTCGTTGGAAAGATGAAAGTGCTAACGAGTGGGTGAAAGCGAAGTATGTGGCGGAGGATTTGGTGAAGGATTATGAGGCTGGTCTTGAGTATGCGGTGGCGGAAGCGGTGGTTGGTCGGAGACTTGGGGATGATGGGAAGTATGAGTGTTTGGTTAAATGGGTTGATTTGGAAGAGCCCACTTGGGAGCCTGTGGAGAATGTTGATTCTGAGCTTGTTAAGATGTTTGAAGTGAATAATAATCAAGCCCAGCCCAGTGTTGATAATGGGCTTTCTACGCTCGGTTTGAGTCAGGATGGCCCAACTATTGCCAGTGCTTGA